The following coding sequences lie in one Arachis hypogaea cultivar Tifrunner chromosome 9, arahy.Tifrunner.gnm2.J5K5, whole genome shotgun sequence genomic window:
- the LOC140175174 gene encoding serine/threonine-protein phosphatase 7 long form homolog yields the protein MPKKYKVKDVDRSELHIVHYLSDPDYKSRMLTCDHPVPPDRYNDRVDDHLRITGFYHVSQIGIVQCQKALVNALIERWHPDTHTFHLLIGECAVTLEDVALILCLPTDGLPVIGMTMSSFEAMEAECLLQFGVAPRKEDCRSSCIKLTWLRNLKENLELTDEINIQRYVRCHIMLLIGTILFEDKSGAGVHWKFLPLLRDFVNIGQYSWGSACLAHLYRALCRASRYNCKEIDGPLTLLLGWAWIRLPYLSPLPREPRSFPLANRWHNWERGDRRFRYLKLAHFRKAFDELQEGQFVWVAYAVDRVDPNIIPAEIYMQSVVWSAIVSLVSFECIVWHATDRVRRQFGFVQGVPNPEQNLDKAHREVLTGPMNLNWATAPSHSNWVMHWTKRYHYVLSELPMPSQHPLDSYMNWYRTKYGNRLSLSNLVGEENDEGNQDMDAGNDDMDGGN from the exons atgccaaaaaaatataaagttaaaGATGTTGATCGATCTGAGCTTCACATTGTTCATTATCTCAGTGATCCTGATTat AAATCAAGAATGTTGACATGTGACCATCCAGTTCCTCCGGATCGGTACAACGATAGGGTAGATGATCATTTGCGAATTACCGGGTTCTATCATGTGTCTCAGATTGGGATAGTGCAGTGTCAGAAAGCATTGGTAAATGCTCTAATCGAACGTTGGCACCCAGACACACATACGTTTCACCTTCTCATTGGTGAATGTGCCGTGACACTTGAAGATGTAGCTTTAATTCTTTGTCTTCCCACAGATGGTCTTCCAGTAATAGGGATGACAATGAGTAGTTTTGAAGCCATGGAGGCGGAGTGTTTGCTTCAGTTTGGCGTTGCACCGCGAAAGGAGGACTGTAGATCTAGCTGCATAAAACTGACGTGGTTGAGGAATCTAAAAGAGAATTTAGAATTGACTGATGAAATAAATATACAGAGGTATGTGAGGTGCCACATTATGTTGCTGATCGGAACGATCCTGTTTGAGGATAAGTCAGGGGCAGGTGTGCATTGGAAATTTCTACCCTTGCTCCGTGACTTTGTCAATATTGGACAGTATAGTTGGGGCTCGGCATGCCTAGCACACCTTTACAGGGCGTTATGCAGGGCATCTCGTTATAACTGTAAGGAAATAGATGGTCCACTAACACTTCTGCTCGGTTGGGCTTGGATCCGACTGCCATATCTATCGCCTCTTCCTAGAGAACCCCGCAGTTTTCCACTAGCAAACAG GTGGCATAACTGGGAGCGTGGTGACCGACGATTTAGATATTTGAAGCTAGCTCACTTTAGGAAGGCCTTTGATGAACTTCAGGAAGGACAG TTTGTCTGGGTTGCTTATGCTGTGGATCGTGTCGATCCAAACATAATTCCTGCTGAAATCTACATGCAATCAGTTGTCTGGAGCGCTATAGTTTCATTAGTGTCATTTGAATGTATCGTGTGGCATGCCACTGATAGGGTCAGGCGACAGTTCGGTTTCGTTCAGGGAGTACCTAATCCAGAGCAGAATTTGGATAAGGCGCATAGAGAGGTTCTGACTGGTCCTATGAATCTTAACTGGGCCACGGCACCGAGTCATTCAAATTGGGTGATGCATTGGACAAAAAGGTATCACTACGTTCTTTCTGAGCTTCccatgccttcacagcatccaTTGGATAGTTACATGAACTGGTACCGTACAAAATATGGAAACCGCTTATCCTTGTCGAATCTTGTGGGTGAAGAGAATGATGAAGGTAACCAGGACATGGATGCGGGTAATGATGATATGGATGGGGGTAATTAG
- the LOC114924456 gene encoding uncharacterized protein — protein sequence MNLVECINSVLKGARNLPITALVKATFYRLNDLFTQKRTEAEAMINAGHVFSDIVTSKLHANQLASGNIQVSFLDRQNEVFKVREMPSRLEFAVDLRGLRCDCGEFQVDRIPCRHVFACCANQRLDWQLYVHDVYKMDQVWRVYRARFRPLGNPATWPAYNGPRSYRIRT from the coding sequence ATGAATTTGGTGGAGTGCATCAATTCAGTTttgaagggtgcacgcaatctcCCCATTACTGCTCTTGTGAAGGCAACATTCTACAGGCTAAATGATTTATTCACCCAAAAAAGAACGGAGGCGGAAGCAATGATCAATGCTGGTCATGTCTTCTCTGATATCGTGACCTCGAAGTTGCATGCAAACCAACTTGCATCAGGAAATATTCAGGTTAGTTTCCTTGACCGCCAGAATGAGGTCTTTAAGGTTCGTGAGATGCCAAGCAGACTGGAGTTTGCAGTCGATCTACGTGGCCTACGATGTGACTGTGGTGAGTTCCAGGTGGACAGGATCCCCTGCAGACATGTGTTCGCATGTTGTGCCAACCAGCGACTGGATTGGCAACTGTATGTGCATGATGTGTATAAGATGGACCAAGTGTGGCGGGTGTACCGAGCAAGGTTTAGGCCACTAGGTAATCCTGCTACATGGCCTGCTTACAACGGACCTCGTTCATATCGAATCCGTACCTGA